One genomic region from Oncorhynchus clarkii lewisi isolate Uvic-CL-2024 chromosome 21, UVic_Ocla_1.0, whole genome shotgun sequence encodes:
- the LOC139379376 gene encoding snRNA-activating protein complex subunit 2 has translation MKPPSRSRIQPTRYVNKKTEKTVSKRKPKFACTGWSRTEQQVLLRCLNKQNKMTGGIHGAIDLEALHEKLPKQSREEIQSQLESLMMHVLRAVVGQVKKQRSEQKAALKPIQLWAELAHDMAGALEEPITSAFAQMLVISATEPGSLTNSDPPREDYLPKQQRSNFKTIPPRPIPTPIYPKNPAPSGVSKSPIVFNIASTPQPPPAVSGVPATQPSTMNPGSGASKQKGRTTTPASTVGALPQPGCSNSSILSQIQEGSAISTLLTVPMPVQSLSASLSGPTTTLQSQSVAQGGAHGQTMSNVPSAQLAVTSSPAPADVSKQQQPSAAASSIRPQPQHPGAGPRKSKHADENTPRYTGLGSIVDFEKIYRFLSTVHVQSECFKLTPMESAIILDLLMSLPEELPLLDCARLQHHLLQVHERFSAPVPKVTQEGTGTGRPWSSAAGDQRRQDGATDGGAILVAVTTPPSLDAGDKVGAPLQVQQGSQVEGGRGVAISGMPDGLGSDGMECTSTNQGVAATVVPANLVAGCSNSVAKDGAVPLQGSTEERAGTETVAPSQDNGQAQGQTPTTNDTSAKSGTATQRKSDWEKAGLCPLNPFMVPLKLLARKQIQSLDEVVLQ, from the exons ATGAAGCCGCCCTCTCGTTCTCGAATACAACCGACGCGCTATGTGAACAAGAAGACCGAAAAGACTGTCTCGAAGCGAAAACCAAAGTTCGCGTGCACGGGATGGAGTCGGACGGAGCAACAGGTCCTGCTGCGGTGCCTCAACAAGCAGAACAAGATGACTGGCGGGATTCACGGGGCAATAGACCTAGAGGCCCTGCACGAAAAACTTCCCAAGCAGTCCAGAGAAGAA ATCCAGTCCCAGTTGGAGTCTCTGATGATGCATGTGCTGAGAGCGGTGGTGGGCCAGGTGAAGAAGCAGAGGTCTGAGCAGAAGGCAGCCCTGAAGCCCATCCAGCTGTGGGCTGAACTGGCCCATGATATGGCTGGAGCTCTGGAGGAACCCATTACCTCAGCCTTCGCTCAG ATGCTAGTTATCTCAGCCACAGAGCCCGGCAGCCTGACCAACTCGGACCCGCCTCGAGAAGACTACCTCCCTAAGCAACAACGCTCTAACTTTAAGACCATACCACCTAGACCCATACCCACACCTATCTACCCAAAAAACCCAGCCCCCTCAGGGGTATCTAAGAGCCCTATAGTGTTTAACATTGCTTCTACACCCCAACCACCACCTGCAGTCTCTGGTGTTCCCGCCACCCAGCCGTCCACAATGAACCCCGGTTCTGGCGCGTCCAAACAGAAAGGCAGGACCACTACACCAGCCTCTACGGTTGGAGCCCTACCCCAGCCTGGTTGCTCTAACTCCAGCATCCTCAGTCAGATTCAAGAAGGGTCTGCCATTTCCACTCTGCTTACAGTACCAATGCCTGTACAGTCCCTTTCTGCCTCATTGTCTGGTCCTACTACAACACTGCAGTCCCAGTCGGTGGCACAAGGTGGCGCGCATGGGCAGACCATGTCCAACGTCCCTTCCGCTCAGCTGGCAGTGACGTCCTCTCCTGCCCCTGCCGATGTGTCAAAACAACAACAGCCCTCTGCTGCAGCCTCCTCTATTAGGCCGCAGCCTCAGCATCCCGGGGCTGGGCCAAGGAAAAGTAAACATGCAGATGAGAACACACCTAGATACACAGGCCTGGGGAGCATTGTGGACTTTGAGAAGATCTATCGGTTCTTAAGTACGGTCCATGTGCAGAGTGAATGCTTCAAACTGACTCCTATGG AAAGTGCTATAATACTGGACCTGCTGATGTCTCTGCCTGAagagctccccctcctggactgTGCCAGACTGCAGCACCACCTGCTCCAG GTCCATGAACGGTTCTCAGCCCCGGTTCCCAAAGTGACCCAGGAGGGCACTGGTACTGGGAGGCCCTGGTCCTCAGCAGCGGGAGATCAAAGAAGACAAGATGGAGCAACAGATGGAGGAGCAATACTTGTTGCTGTGACAACGCCCCCAAGTCTAGATGCTGGTGACAAGGTGGGGGCCCCACTTCAAGTACAACAGGGGAGTCAGGTagaaggaggaagaggtgtggCTATTAGTGGAATGCCAGATGGTCTGGGAAGTGATGGGATGGAATGCACCTCAACCAATCAGGGTGTGGCTGCAACGGTGGTGCCTGCCAACCTGGTCGCCGGGTGTTCCAATTCCGTTGCTAAGGATGGGGCTGTGCCGTTGCAGGGGAGTACAGAGGAAAGAGCGGGAACTGAGACTGTCGCGCCTTCACAGGACAATGGACAAGCCCAGGGACAAACGCCCACGACCAATGACACGTCAGCAAAGTCAGGGACGGCTACGCAAAGAAAATCTGACTGGGAGAAGGCGGGACTCTGTCCCCTTAACCCCTTCATGGTGCCTTTGAAACTGTTGGCACGGAAACAGATCCAGTCGCTGGACGAGGTTGTGTTACAGTAG